One Cellulomonas sp. NS3 genomic region harbors:
- a CDS encoding MATE family efflux transporter, translated as MPRSLTSGSPWRVISLFTVPLFLGNVVQQLYQVTDAIVVGRVLGVEALAAVGATGSFLFLLLGFAWGMTTGFAIPTAQAFGAGDARAVRRSVAAGTILSAAVSLLVTAGAPFLAEPALRLLRTPPELLPQATTFAVVTFLGAAAIMFFNYLSAVLRAIGDSRTPLLYLVASCVLNIVLVLGAVPGLGLGVGGAALATVVSQGASVALCLAHVRRRVPALHVRREDWRVTRDELRHQLRLGLPMGFQASIIAIGILAVQVRLNDLGADAVAAYTTASRVDQFAMALLGSAGLAVSMFAAQNLGAGRADRIRTGVVQALWLTVGGSAVLGAGIALGGATLVRVFVGPGEEAVVSMAAYFLHVNGALYAVLGALFVLRGALQGLGHTWVPTLTGVLELVCRVGAAVVLGASWGYEGVVWGNPLAWLAALALLVPAYVHAHRTLAERVAARAQGRRDPVVLGELASGGDVIDAVATDGDRDGHADATTDAPAGPGARALHDAGTRRSSDERCSSPS; from the coding sequence GTGCCCCGATCCCTGACGTCCGGAAGCCCCTGGCGCGTCATCTCCCTGTTCACCGTGCCGCTGTTCCTCGGCAACGTCGTCCAGCAGCTCTACCAGGTGACCGACGCGATCGTCGTCGGGCGCGTGCTCGGGGTCGAGGCCCTCGCCGCCGTCGGTGCCACGGGCAGCTTCCTGTTCCTGCTGCTGGGCTTCGCGTGGGGCATGACGACCGGCTTCGCGATCCCCACGGCGCAGGCCTTCGGCGCGGGCGACGCGCGGGCCGTGCGCCGGTCGGTGGCCGCCGGCACGATCCTCAGCGCGGCGGTGAGCCTGCTCGTCACCGCCGGTGCCCCGTTCCTCGCCGAGCCCGCGCTGCGCCTGCTGCGCACGCCGCCCGAGCTGCTGCCGCAGGCCACGACGTTCGCCGTCGTCACGTTCCTCGGCGCCGCGGCGATCATGTTCTTCAACTACCTCTCGGCGGTCCTGCGCGCGATCGGCGACTCCCGGACCCCGCTGCTCTACCTCGTCGCGAGCTGCGTGCTCAACATCGTGCTCGTCCTCGGGGCCGTGCCGGGCCTCGGGCTGGGCGTCGGCGGTGCGGCGCTCGCGACCGTGGTGTCGCAGGGCGCGTCGGTCGCGCTGTGCCTCGCGCACGTGCGCCGCCGGGTGCCCGCGCTGCACGTGCGCCGCGAGGACTGGCGGGTCACGCGCGACGAGCTGCGCCACCAGCTGCGGCTCGGGCTGCCCATGGGGTTCCAGGCGTCGATCATCGCGATCGGCATCCTCGCGGTGCAGGTCCGGCTCAACGACCTCGGGGCCGACGCCGTCGCCGCGTACACGACGGCGTCGCGCGTCGACCAGTTCGCGATGGCGCTGCTCGGCTCCGCGGGGCTCGCGGTGTCGATGTTCGCGGCGCAGAACCTCGGCGCCGGGCGCGCGGACCGGATCCGGACCGGCGTCGTGCAGGCGCTGTGGCTCACGGTCGGCGGCTCCGCGGTCCTCGGCGCGGGGATCGCGCTGGGCGGGGCGACGCTCGTGCGGGTCTTCGTGGGCCCGGGCGAGGAGGCCGTGGTGTCGATGGCCGCGTACTTCCTGCACGTCAACGGCGCGCTCTACGCGGTCCTCGGCGCGCTGTTCGTGCTCCGCGGCGCGCTGCAGGGGCTCGGGCACACCTGGGTCCCGACCCTCACCGGCGTGCTCGAGCTGGTCTGCCGGGTCGGTGCGGCCGTCGTGCTGGGCGCGTCGTGGGGCTACGAGGGCGTCGTGTGGGGCAACCCGCTCGCGTGGCTCGCGGCCCTCGCGCTCCTCGTCCCGGCGTACGTGCACGCGCACCGGACGCTCGCGGAGCGGGTCGCCGCGCGGGCCCAGGGCCGGCGCGACCCGGTCGTGCTGGGCGAGCTCGCGTCGGGCGGGGACGTGATCGACGCGGTCGCGACGGACGGCGACCGGGACGGCCACGCGGACGCCACCACCGACGCCCCGGCGGGCCCGGGCGCGCGCGCCCTGCACGACGCGGGGACGCGGCGGAGCTCCGACGAGCGCTGCTCGTCGCCCTCCTGA
- a CDS encoding histidine kinase N-terminal 7TM domain-containing diguanylate cyclase — protein sequence MDDEEVTVPTLVELVSLVAAVLATITGVRVLRRRRTSPLAPPLALMLFAASEWAAARALLHVAERSVPATVALHYAVFPGAAVVVGAAFWYFLVLSGRTLSRRTAVLLCVHPVVLGLVLLTNPWHEAFLRLDVVDGAVVDGVGPLFWVHSAYSYALLVPGIGLVLRAMARAVPGHRHVYAVAVLGATVPSVGNVLTTVIATRSENLHLTPVFFLVSAAIWAWVERFRQHSRVVPVSTRQVLEALADAVVVLDPAGRLLDVNAAARVLLRGPDGAPLDDRVIGAPWDEHLGSELGDVLADGGSRVLTTSSGAVLDVRVTRMTDHGGHPVGTVVVLRDVTELERLRAELAHQATRDGLTGLHNRRAFEQRLRDAVEHARSTGTPLSVVLLDLDHFKTVNDTHGHAVGDRVLVAVADALAEAAAEGETVARLGGEEFVLLLPGRTAPEAAQRADEARARCAGAAVAVPGGDVRVTISAGAAELSPDGTSEGILRAADVAMYAAKAAGRDRVVTAPERGVRRRAVRR from the coding sequence ATGGACGACGAGGAGGTGACCGTGCCCACGCTCGTCGAGCTCGTGTCCCTGGTCGCGGCCGTCCTGGCGACGATCACGGGCGTGCGCGTGCTGCGTCGCCGCCGGACCTCGCCGCTCGCGCCGCCCCTCGCGCTCATGCTGTTCGCGGCCTCCGAGTGGGCCGCGGCACGCGCGCTGCTGCACGTCGCCGAACGGTCCGTCCCGGCGACCGTGGCCCTGCACTACGCGGTCTTCCCCGGAGCGGCCGTCGTCGTCGGTGCCGCGTTCTGGTACTTCCTCGTGCTCTCCGGCCGCACGCTCTCGCGCCGGACCGCCGTGCTCCTGTGCGTCCACCCCGTCGTGCTCGGGCTCGTGCTCCTCACGAACCCGTGGCACGAGGCGTTCCTGCGCCTCGACGTCGTCGACGGGGCGGTCGTGGACGGCGTCGGGCCGCTGTTCTGGGTGCACAGCGCGTACAGCTACGCGCTCCTGGTGCCCGGGATCGGGCTCGTGCTGCGCGCCATGGCCCGCGCCGTGCCCGGGCACCGGCACGTCTACGCCGTCGCGGTCCTCGGTGCCACGGTCCCCTCGGTCGGCAACGTGCTGACCACGGTCATCGCGACGCGGTCCGAGAACCTGCACCTCACGCCCGTGTTCTTCCTGGTGAGCGCCGCCATCTGGGCGTGGGTCGAGCGGTTCCGCCAGCACAGCCGCGTCGTCCCCGTCTCCACCCGCCAGGTGCTCGAGGCGCTCGCGGACGCCGTCGTCGTGCTCGACCCGGCCGGGCGGCTGCTCGACGTCAACGCCGCGGCGCGCGTGCTGCTGCGCGGCCCCGACGGTGCGCCGCTCGACGACCGCGTGATCGGTGCGCCGTGGGACGAGCACCTCGGGTCGGAGCTCGGCGACGTGCTCGCCGACGGCGGGAGCCGCGTGCTCACGACCTCCTCGGGCGCCGTGCTCGACGTGCGCGTGACGCGGATGACGGACCACGGTGGCCACCCGGTCGGCACGGTCGTCGTGCTGCGCGACGTGACCGAGCTCGAGCGGCTGCGCGCCGAGCTCGCGCACCAGGCGACGCGCGACGGGCTCACCGGGCTGCACAACCGGCGGGCGTTCGAGCAGCGACTCCGCGACGCCGTCGAGCACGCGCGGTCGACGGGCACCCCGCTGAGCGTCGTGCTGCTCGACCTCGACCACTTCAAGACCGTCAACGACACGCACGGCCACGCCGTCGGTGACCGCGTGCTGGTCGCCGTCGCGGACGCGCTCGCCGAGGCGGCGGCCGAGGGCGAGACGGTCGCGCGCCTCGGGGGCGAGGAGTTCGTCCTGCTGCTGCCCGGCCGGACCGCTCCGGAGGCCGCCCAGCGGGCCGACGAGGCGCGGGCCCGCTGTGCCGGCGCGGCCGTGGCGGTGCCGGGGGGCGACGTGCGCGTCACGATCAGCGCCGGGGCGGCGGAGCTGTCGCCGGACGGCACGTCGGAGGGGATCCTGCGGGCCGCCGACGTCGCGATGTACGCCGCCAAGGCCGCCGGGCGGGACCGGGTCGTCACCGCGCCCGAGCGCGGGGTGCGGCGTCGCGCCGTCCGGCGGTAG